Within Leptospira noumeaensis, the genomic segment CCGAATGATGGCATAAAACTAAAGTCCGCATAAAAATCTCCTGACGAATAACGGTATCCACCACCTGTAAAAAATTCCCATAAATCGTTTGAAAATGTAAGTCCCATTCCAATAGGTCCATAAAACACTGGAGTAGATTCTATATACTGATTTACGTCGTAGAAAATGTATTTAAAATAAGAATATCTGGCTCCCATAGAAAGAAAAAATCCGGAGCCATCAATCCAGTAATTAGGATTCCCTGTTTGGAAATAATATCTGCCGTATATTTCGGCTCGATTTTCAAAGACAGTCGATTTTCCTTTCCCATCGGCAAAGTTACGACTGCCGGAATATATTGTCGCAGAGTCACGATAGCTCCATTCCCGTGTTGCGATGTTTGTTGTGTTCTCGGTAGATACTGACCCTAGGAAAAAATCTTCATCACGAGCCTCTCCCGATTTTTGGTACCAACCTGTTGTTTTTAGTGCTCCACTGATTTCGAGTCTATCTTTTGTAAAGATTCCTTGGATTCCAAATAACGAAAAGGTTCTGGGAAAAGAGATTCGGGATCCGCCGCGAATCCCTGATAAGTTTGGGTATTTATTTCCGGTTTCAAAAATATATTCACCGCCAGACCTTTCGACAGTTGGGCCCCAGATTACTTCTGCGGAAATTGTGTTAAGACTTAGAATTAAAAATAAAAAAGGAAATTTGGATATTTTGGGCACCAGCGAAGGTTCTTCCTTACCTAAAAGTTGTAAATTCCTAATTTAAAAAGAAAGAAAGGTGAAGTGATGTTTCCTAAGTATTTTTCTTCTGACTTTGTCTTATTTGGGGGTGAAATGATTTCACCCCTAGGAGACATAATTAAATTGACAGTCTGGGTGGATTTACGCATCATTTGGGGAAGTTATGGGCAAAACAGAAACTACACTAACTGAAGAAGAAGCAGCTAAATTCGTTGGTTTGAAAACAGGTGAGTTTTCTACCAAGGCAACTAACCTGAAAATTCCTGGTTGGAAAACAGGTGAATTCAAACAGTCAGTTTTGGTTAAATATTTTGAGCCTAGCAAAGATGATGGTTTGGATAGTCACGTGATTGCGATATCAAACCAAAAGGGAGGGGAGGGGAAAACAACTATCAGTCTTTACCTCGCAGAAGCACTCTCGGAAAATCATAAAGTATTATTGATTGATTGGGATCCACAAGCTAATGCAACCCAACTTTTTTTAAAAGACGATGTACCCTCTGTTATGGATTACTTAGGGTATCGCGGGAAAAAATCTAAGGATATTACACCTGCGGTTAGAACTATTGCTGAGAATTTTGATTTACTGCCGTCCACTTTGGAGCTTGCTAATCTTACAACACCTTACGAAAGAGATGATTTTGAACTATTAAATGAAGCAATCCTTCCGCTTCGTTCTAGGTATGAATATATTATCATTGATTGCCCGCCATCTCTTGGATTAATTTTAGAGAATGCTCTTATTTGCGCAGACTATATTTTAGTTCCTATACAAACAAGGGCATTTAGTTTGCAAGGAATCAGAGACTTGTACGAAACCTTCCAAAAAATTCAAAAAAAAGCAAACCAACGATTGAAACTTCTTGGAGCTGTGTTGAATCAATACGAAGGACAAAAGGCACTTGCCGGTTTGGCTGAAGGTGTAAAAAAATATTTCCCTGTTTTCGAAACTGTCATTCAGCGACGTGAAGCCATTCCACAAGCACAGGCAAAGATGTCTTTTCTTGCAAAAATAGATTTAACAACAATGAAGAATTTTAGAGATCTTGCTACAGAGGTTAAAAACAAAATCGATGTCCAAAAAAACTGAATTCCAGGCTTTAGATTTAATCTCCGCATACTCTGAAAAGAAAAAGAACCCTTCACATTTGGAGTTGAGTCAGATTTTCCCAAACCCGACGCAACCACGGTTGATTGGACGTGAAGATACAACGGACTTGTTACCTTCGATGGAAAGGTTGGGGTTAATTGAACCTATCCTTGTTAGAAAAGACAAAGGAAAATATCTAATTGTTGCCGGGGAACGTCGTTACAGAGCAGCCATTAAATTAGGTTGGAAAGAAATTCCCGCTATCATTACGGATGCAAATGAAGACGTTTGTTATGAGATGTCTCTTGCGGAAAATGAAAAAAGGAAAAACTTGAATCCGTGGGAAGTGGGGAAGGCGATTCAATTCCTTAGAAAGGAAAAAAGAAAAACAGCCGAAGAAGTGTCCGAATTGTTGGGTTACAGCGGTCGATATGTAAAACAACTTAGTAGTATTGCTAGACTGGATCAAAAATCAGTTATGGAACTAATGATTAGCGGGAAACCACTTTCAGTTAAGAACCTTGAGGAATTATTAAAACGAAAAGAGAATAGGGGGGGTGAAACCATTTCACCCCGAGTTGGGTCTGGAACAAGTCGTATTAGCATTAATTTTGGTAAACTGAGTGGAAAAGTCAGGGATAACTTTTTAAAAGAATTGGGTTTGCTCAAAAAGAAGTACGGGATCAACGAATAGAGGAAAAATGAAATCAAATTTAAAACTTAAAACGATGGAAGATATCGAAAGAGAGTTGTCCATCATTATTGCTTGTGAAAAAAAACAAAAAGGTGATGTTAGTTTAACGCAAGTTTACGATTTTTTGGCAGAATCGATAGAGTTATCGATCCAAAGAATTGGATCAACCAATAAACGTAATACAATCAATAAATTATTGGGTAAGTATAAATTCGCAAAACTTATATCCAAAGGGAATTATACAAAAGCAAATCAAATTCCTGGGTTCCCACCAAAAGACTTGGGTGATTCCGAATCCGCTCTACTTCGATTAAAAACATCACTAACCGCATTTAAGTTACATTCGGGGCCCTTTGCGGAACATTCCGTATTTGGAGAATTAGATAAAAAACAATGGGAAAGAATTCATGGAATTCTCTCGATGTTTTTGTTTGGATATATTCAATTGTATGGTGATGAAAAGTTAAGGTTTGCTAAAGAAAGAGAACAAAAAAAAGAAAAAACTTTTACAGATAAAAAACACAATCATCATCCACAGAAGAAAAAAGATGATCGAGATACAAAACCAAGCGGTCATAATAACAGAAAATGGAAAAATAAAAAGAAAACCCATCACAAGGGCAATAAAAATCAAGGTGGAGGGGCTAAATGAAAGTGTGTTTAGTAGCAGGTAGCCACAGAAAAAATTCTCAATCATTAAAAGTCGCAAAATTTTTAGCAAAAATATTAGAAACAAAAGGAATCGAAGTTTTAGTTTTCGATTTGGGTGGAAATCCGCTTCCACTTTGGGAGCCCACAATGTGGGAAAAGGATTCTGAAATCAAAAAGTTTTGGTTAGAATATAGCAAGGGATTTGCCAGCGCGGATGCTTATATCTTTCTTTCTCCTGAGTATGCAGGAATGGCAAGTCCCGCATTAAAAAACTTTTTTCTTTATTTATCTGGCGGAGATATTTCTCACAAACCAGGTGTGATTGTTACTGTTTCGAGTGGAATGGGTGGAAGTTATCCAAATGCAGAACTTCGTATGTCTAGTTACAAAAATACTAGGATTGTTTACCTTCCTGATCATGTAATTGTTCGTCATGTGGAATCTGTATTAAATTCAGAAACCCCCGAAGGTAAAGATGACGAATACATTCGTACAAGACTTAGTTATGTTCTGAACGTATTAATTGAATACGCAAAGGCTTTCACTGCTGTTCGGGAAAGTGGTGTGATTGATATAAAGACTTACCCTTTTGGACTATAACTGCGA encodes:
- a CDS encoding NADPH-dependent FMN reductase, translating into MKVCLVAGSHRKNSQSLKVAKFLAKILETKGIEVLVFDLGGNPLPLWEPTMWEKDSEIKKFWLEYSKGFASADAYIFLSPEYAGMASPALKNFFLYLSGGDISHKPGVIVTVSSGMGGSYPNAELRMSSYKNTRIVYLPDHVIVRHVESVLNSETPEGKDDEYIRTRLSYVLNVLIEYAKAFTAVRESGVIDIKTYPFGL
- a CDS encoding ParA family protein; this translates as MGKTETTLTEEEAAKFVGLKTGEFSTKATNLKIPGWKTGEFKQSVLVKYFEPSKDDGLDSHVIAISNQKGGEGKTTISLYLAEALSENHKVLLIDWDPQANATQLFLKDDVPSVMDYLGYRGKKSKDITPAVRTIAENFDLLPSTLELANLTTPYERDDFELLNEAILPLRSRYEYIIIDCPPSLGLILENALICADYILVPIQTRAFSLQGIRDLYETFQKIQKKANQRLKLLGAVLNQYEGQKALAGLAEGVKKYFPVFETVIQRREAIPQAQAKMSFLAKIDLTTMKNFRDLATEVKNKIDVQKN
- a CDS encoding DUF1569 domain-containing protein — translated: MKSNLKLKTMEDIERELSIIIACEKKQKGDVSLTQVYDFLAESIELSIQRIGSTNKRNTINKLLGKYKFAKLISKGNYTKANQIPGFPPKDLGDSESALLRLKTSLTAFKLHSGPFAEHSVFGELDKKQWERIHGILSMFLFGYIQLYGDEKLRFAKEREQKKEKTFTDKKHNHHPQKKKDDRDTKPSGHNNRKWKNKKKTHHKGNKNQGGGAK
- a CDS encoding putative porin, which gives rise to MVPKISKFPFLFLILSLNTISAEVIWGPTVERSGGEYIFETGNKYPNLSGIRGGSRISFPRTFSLFGIQGIFTKDRLEISGALKTTGWYQKSGEARDEDFFLGSVSTENTTNIATREWSYRDSATIYSGSRNFADGKGKSTVFENRAEIYGRYYFQTGNPNYWIDGSGFFLSMGARYSYFKYIFYDVNQYIESTPVFYGPIGMGLTFSNDLWEFFTGGGYRYSSGDFYADFSFMPSFGRIKTRDFHVQRSINFFSENYGFGWASKAEVGYKMGPSWLSYIRVNHRRFFSEGSFTSHGGLTRDDLTSNLVSGFKSHINIKDYSIEIGALNKLDWSPGESENSEKVVPNIE
- a CDS encoding ParB/RepB/Spo0J family partition protein — translated: MSKKTEFQALDLISAYSEKKKNPSHLELSQIFPNPTQPRLIGREDTTDLLPSMERLGLIEPILVRKDKGKYLIVAGERRYRAAIKLGWKEIPAIITDANEDVCYEMSLAENEKRKNLNPWEVGKAIQFLRKEKRKTAEEVSELLGYSGRYVKQLSSIARLDQKSVMELMISGKPLSVKNLEELLKRKENRGGETISPRVGSGTSRISINFGKLSGKVRDNFLKELGLLKKKYGINE